A region of Cloacibacillus sp. DNA encodes the following proteins:
- a CDS encoding S8 family serine peptidase — protein MRKFEIIKRTCLVAALLLFVFGAAAQAAEYAEGEALVVLRGSMSVNRFNAGDAAAQQRSIAARVKQAAPSGVDTVEGYNVLTAKSEKTFAHVKSDSMTTEELMKKLSSAPDVVAVFPNYIRQNSAIDYCLNLGLQDNWNMSNLFTAWTKYRVTGNANILAAVVDTGVKYDHHDLVDNIASISGLTGSYAAYNNAAGAWFSQNGASKYTVSGVSGGTFLPTYDQLKLDGKASANWRDWRQFGDLAGHGTHVAGIVGAVGANSIGIAGVNWRVKLLPVNIFTLKSDLSELVGAYDSDTISAMQYLLEVQKNSNYKGRLKVVNLSVGSWNPRAINYKASNPYVQAIKALGDAGVTVCIAAGNESQNINAPTGQYLGKLPFPAAFGTLPGISNVIVVGAAEYNTAGRIQRASYSNYSNPSKADKARYVDIFAPGTNILSTVPRYLPKGVCRSGVLSDSSDGHYAGYGYMSGTSMAAPMASGAVALLYANYPSYSHKQIMNLLFSSANGACLGKGYSTYGLMNIDAAIRRGGSVPVKPPATAAAKISAKALASFAAPELDFDVSEYMTRLGLSANYQYDKEDDAFYLSDDMAFDIADAMTESEDEYAEMEISEPLPVFALSSDTQAPFASGDIVESVFEIDGFWLGDDVSSLRLYRGPGANGNAALSLDYVESGDIDGTFCLAADGHPLASTELIEPDKTYELRIRVKDNGKYDLDDAEGRILNAMALYTIVPSQDEEADI, from the coding sequence TTGAGGAAATTCGAGATTATCAAGCGTACCTGTCTTGTGGCCGCGCTATTGTTGTTTGTGTTTGGGGCTGCGGCGCAGGCGGCGGAGTATGCCGAGGGCGAAGCGCTGGTTGTGCTTCGCGGGTCTATGAGCGTGAACAGATTTAACGCGGGAGACGCAGCCGCTCAGCAGCGAAGCATTGCCGCGCGGGTAAAGCAGGCGGCGCCATCCGGCGTGGACACGGTGGAAGGCTACAACGTCCTTACAGCGAAGAGCGAAAAGACATTTGCCCACGTAAAGTCCGATTCCATGACCACGGAAGAGCTGATGAAAAAATTATCTTCCGCCCCGGACGTAGTCGCGGTATTTCCCAATTATATAAGACAGAACAGCGCTATAGACTACTGCCTTAACCTTGGCCTCCAGGATAATTGGAATATGTCAAACCTCTTTACCGCATGGACCAAGTACAGAGTCACAGGCAACGCGAATATCCTTGCGGCCGTTGTGGATACAGGAGTCAAATACGACCACCACGACCTTGTGGACAATATAGCCTCAATATCCGGCCTTACCGGGAGCTATGCGGCATACAACAACGCAGCGGGGGCGTGGTTTTCTCAAAACGGTGCATCTAAATATACTGTTTCAGGCGTCTCAGGCGGCACCTTTTTGCCTACTTACGACCAATTGAAGCTTGACGGCAAGGCAAGCGCGAACTGGCGTGACTGGAGGCAGTTCGGGGATCTTGCCGGGCACGGGACGCATGTTGCTGGAATAGTAGGAGCGGTCGGCGCAAATTCTATAGGGATAGCGGGCGTCAACTGGAGGGTGAAGCTGCTTCCCGTGAACATTTTTACCCTAAAGAGCGACTTGTCGGAGTTGGTGGGCGCTTATGACTCGGACACCATCAGCGCCATGCAGTATCTTCTTGAAGTGCAGAAAAATTCCAATTATAAGGGTAGGCTCAAAGTCGTAAACCTATCTGTCGGATCGTGGAACCCGAGAGCGATAAACTACAAGGCCTCTAATCCTTACGTGCAGGCCATCAAGGCGCTCGGAGACGCGGGAGTGACCGTTTGCATCGCGGCTGGCAACGAAAGCCAGAATATAAACGCGCCGACAGGCCAATATCTAGGTAAGCTGCCCTTTCCAGCGGCTTTTGGGACGCTGCCCGGCATCTCCAATGTCATTGTCGTTGGGGCTGCGGAATATAACACAGCTGGGCGTATTCAGCGCGCCTCCTACTCCAATTACAGCAATCCGTCGAAGGCCGACAAGGCAAGATATGTTGATATCTTTGCCCCAGGCACAAATATATTGAGCACTGTACCCAGATACCTGCCCAAGGGCGTCTGCCGCAGCGGAGTGTTGTCAGACTCTTCAGACGGACACTACGCAGGGTACGGTTATATGAGCGGCACCTCGATGGCCGCTCCAATGGCCTCAGGCGCGGTGGCGCTGCTTTACGCAAACTATCCGTCCTATTCTCATAAACAGATAATGAACCTGCTTTTTTCCAGCGCGAATGGCGCGTGCCTTGGCAAAGGCTATTCGACCTACGGCCTGATGAATATAGATGCCGCCATCAGGCGCGGCGGCTCCGTTCCCGTGAAACCTCCTGCAACGGCCGCAGCGAAAATCTCAGCAAAGGCGCTTGCGTCGTTTGCGGCGCCGGAGTTGGACTTCGACGTTTCAGAGTATATGACCAGGCTGGGGCTCTCTGCGAACTATCAGTATGACAAAGAGGACGACGCCTTTTATCTTAGCGACGACATGGCTTTTGACATCGCGGACGCTATGACTGAAAGTGAAGACGAATATGCGGAAATGGAGATATCCGAACCGCTGCCTGTCTTTGCCCTATCAAGCGATACTCAAGCCCCATTTGCCTCAGGCGATATTGTGGAAAGTGTTTTTGAGATAGACGGTTTTTGGCTTGGCGACGACGTAAGCAGCCTGCGCCTGTACAGAGGGCCTGGTGCAAACGGCAACGCGGCGCTTTCTCTTGACTATGTGGAAAGCGGCGACATCGACGGAACCTTCTGCCTTGCTGCTGACGGCCATCCGCTTGCTTCCACAGAACTCATCGAACCCGACAAAACCTACGAGCTTCGCATCAGGGTCAAGGACAATGGAAAGTACGATCTAGACGACGCGGAGGGCAGGATATTGAATGCGATGGCGCTCTACACGATCGTGCCCTCTCAGGATGAAGAGGCCGATATT